The Musa acuminata AAA Group cultivar baxijiao chromosome BXJ1-8, Cavendish_Baxijiao_AAA, whole genome shotgun sequence genomic sequence AGATCATCAGCTCTGCTTGTTTGCTACTTGGATGATCAGTGTTGGAGTGACCGAAACAATCTCTCTGTTAGTCGAGACTAAATCTCTCTGTTCTGTTCACACTTCACATCATCGTCAAAGAACGAATCAAACCTTAATGGATCAAATAGTCATCACAATCCACATCTCAGTTTCTTCTTTGCAATGTCGGCCCTTCTGGATGACTACATGCAATGGCCTGATCAACTGTGGAGACGAGAAATCTATAACGCTGAAGTCAACCAAATTGATGTGTAAAGACTTGGAGATGTTTTTAGCACACCATCAAAAGCAATAACAAAGAAAATCCAATGAAAAGGACTTAATCTGGAACAATGAAAAATCCATTTGAACATTCTTGGAGTTGCTTAATCTGTCCACAGCAGTAATATGAACAAGAGACTGTTGGTTCCTGTTTGAACAAGGAAGATTCAAACCATTCTGGAACACCAGCACCAGCATCAACATCTTTCTGAGGTGATATCCTAATCAATAACTTCTTATATTTGGTGATTGAGGTAACCATATTAATCTAAGAAATTTCGTCAATCAGCAAATGCTCAAGGATTCCGCTATTCAATCCTTTTCCTGCATTATCGACATCACCATGCAAGAACAGAGTGATGAAATTACACAGCACTCTGTAGATGATGACTTACAATGACTGGAAAACATGGCTTCAAGTATGCCTTTTATTTGACATACAAAAATGATTAGGATTTGGACCACCATTCTCAAGGATGATAATAATGATGTTATTTCATTGAAAACTTAGACTTCCAAAAACCATAGAAGAATTTAGTGTCAACTGGTATGACAATGAATGTATAACAGCTTATTATAGATCAAATTTTACCGAGTCATAGTGTTGGGTTGAAGTGGCATAACATTCTGCAAACACAAATTTCTGCTTCATTGCATCAGATCCAACATGATTTTAAAAGCCATCAAGTCACTTGCAATTCAGCAAATTGTGTTGGACATAATGAATGGTTGTCCTAAGAAAAGCCAAAGCATCCATCTAAACCACTACATATTTCATGTTGTTAAACCGACAAATCATCCAAAAGTAAAACACAACGACTCCTAGGAATGATCATATTTTCCAATTAGAAATTAACTTAAATCAGAAGCACAATTTTTATGCAATGCACCAAAAACTTGACAATCTTTAAAAATTTTGCAACCTAGGTTCTTGTTTTCACTTGTTCAAAACATCAGTTGTAACTTCAGTTTCCATATCTCAACAGGATATTGTAGGCCTCATATTATCACGCAGAACAATctttgaagaaaagaaaagaaaatttgaacATTGATTTTAACAACCAATGATGTAAAAAAGAGCATCTCTTCACAGTAGTATCTAACTTCATCATGGAAGCACATTTTCTTCCAAGCAGCAACATCAGAATCCTGTATTTTGATAAGGAATCATGTGTAGGTTTCAACGACAGACTCGGTCTTTAGCTTTGTGTAAGCTTTCATAGCAGCAAATGTCATGCTCATGCTATATGAATATAAGAATTGAGCATGAACCAAGAAATCATCTCTTAAACCTAACTAATCATGAATTGGATTCCTTTGAGTTGGTAACTAAAGTTTTCAAATTTAGGATTTGACATGAATATGTTGGTTCTGCATGGGTGGCAGAATGCGCAAGACTCCCACCGATACAGGACCTAAGGTACGTAAATTTGTGCAGTCTTGCCTATTCAATCAAGAGGTTGTTTGTATCTGTGATACTTGCACTATTCATCTAATTTTAACTATATAATGCACATATCTCCCACCTTTTTTAATGCTTCCAAATTGACTATTTCACAATCTAGTACTTGTGATTCTAATCTGGTTAAAGAGATCACTCCACTTTTAACACACCCACAAAGTTGATTAAAAGAACCAAGAATAATCAAAATGATGAATGAAATAGAATCACACTCAATCTTGTTTTTTATGTTCAACTGCAAAATACATCAGGGTTCTCAACTAATCTAGTGAACTATCTTCCCCACAGGGTGAACAATGTGAGAGATCATCGGCCTCTTGCTTTCACTGAGTGACTTCTTGAGACATTCCTTCTCGCACAGCAACCAACAAAGTACACAATAGACTAAACCATTCAGCAGagtgaaaaaggaaaagaaatcagTGAATCATCTGGTCAGGTGgatgaaaaattataatttttttaaatcagcTAAAATACAATATCATGCATTCTTATGCAATATATATCAATTTCAATATCAGACATAAGCCAAGCAATAATGACAATATTGTTGTACCATGTCAATTTCAAAGTGGAGTTTGAGAAACTTACCAATACAACAAAAAGAATCAGGTTAAAAATTGCAACCACTCTCCATTCTGTCTTCATGTATTGAGCAACTCCAGCCCTAATATTAAAGCACAATAAAACTCTGTTAATCAGATTGAAAACTGAGCTTCAGGACAAAGACCTGGTATGTTGTCAGGAAACTTGCTTGCAAGAGTCACAGTCATAACACTTGATACTTCTTGAATTTTTATAAAGTTTGCAGTCCTTGTTTGTGCTAACAGGATGATAGGTCAGGTCATAATAGGAGGCGTTTACGGCAGGATATCCACACctgaaaatagagagagaaatgcAAGCAAAGAAAATAATCAATTCATTTTCAATAAAAAACTTTAACAAGAAATTGAATTTTGAATTATAGCCAAAGCTACTAAGAGCTAGAAGAAATGCAAATCCATGTGGAGGAGTGCATGCCTTCCTTTCCTACACAGGGAGGGATACACCTGCCTTTAAGTGAAGACAGATAATGTTGGTATGCAAATTTTGAAAAAGGTTCTTTGTGCCTTTGTGTTTCACAAGCTCAATAATATGTTCACACTCAATATTATAATGGCTATGTGATAGGGAGAACATGCAGAATCTGTCATAACACTACGTAAACTAATTAATTCTTTACACTTTACTGAGTTAATCGACATAAGGGTTTTGGCAATTCATGAGGGGGAATAAAGGAGTATAAATGTTTATCTTCCAGTCACAGCTATTGCTGATAATTTTAATGAATATTTATAATGTACCCTTGCCAACTTTAGTAAATACCTGCAGTTATATGTCAGCGAACCATTGTGGACTATGGAGTACCTTATTGGTGCAAAGCATCAAAAGAAAGCAGGTATTCTTCTTGCTCAGGTTTCAGATCCAAATTAGGTATGCAAGGGAACATTAGGTGGCAGTTTAAGCAAACAAGAATGCAAGGAAACATACTCTGATGGTGGCCTACAGCAGCCAGCCTCGATGGGGCTAAGTTGTGCCAGTTTATACTCCTTCAGAGTCTGGCCGAAGTTCAGACAAATGAGAAAAAGAATATTGCAGTTGATAtttgagaaacaaaaatgaaGAACTGACCTTGTATTTTTTTGGCAAACTATTGCAATCCTCAGACTTGACAAGGCAACTTTTCAAGTGTCTCCAGTTTTTGGTATTGTTGAGCTTAAAATAGAAAGCCAATTGAATGGGCATACAACCGATGTATATTCAAAATATTATCAGCAATACTACATCACTATTATCATATAACATAAGACCTACCTGCTTGAAGAACCAAGAACTATAATCTTGAAGATGATACTCCTTGTACCTAAACAGCAATTTAGTAAGAAATGGTTGGTGTAGCATACAAAACTAATCATCCTTGTACTTAGATGATGTCCAATTTCTTGTACACCCCGCTAGAATCATCTGGAAAATTGTAGTTTGCATAATGTTTGGGTACTTTGCGGATTATTCTGAAAGATGACTGTCAAACAGAATGACTGAAGCAAATGACACTGACAACTTCAACTGTAGACATTTGTTTGCAATGATCTCTAAATGATTGCCTTCATCCAATAGGCAGATGGAAGGCCGTGAATTGTTTCTTGAAGACATACTTCAATATTCCATGATCTATCTAAACTATTAAATAAATGAAACACGATTCTTCTCATATTGAAGCTGGATAAATGCTTCAAACCTTGGAGTTTGCAGGTATTGATAAAATCTTGATTAAAAATTTATTGAAATCCATCTCAAATTGTGTTCACATTGATTCTTTTACTTACCTCAGACCAGCTACAGCATGACCTGAACCATTATTTGTTATGATGAACCTACAAGAACATTGGCTAGATTAAAATTCAACTCCTAATAAAAAATGGAAATGAACCAAAATTCTAAACAAAAGTAGTTAAAATAATAATGTGAAAATGAAAAACAAACCATATGATTTTTCCAAGTGTATTGTTCTGCTGATATAAAATATTTCTGAGGGACAAAAGGAGTCAAACACATCATAGTTACAAAAGCTTTAGCAACTTAAACTAACATCACTGTGCCTAAAAGCAGTATTCAGTTTTAAAGAGTTGAACAACTTAAGAAATACtaattttaaacatttatcatAAAGAAGCAatagaagaaaggaaagaaaagggtAACCAGGAGACAGATGAAGATTCAATGTGTTGGAGATTTTGTACATTCATGTTGAAATAGTTGGTGTTAAAAGATAGGTAGCTGAAACCTAAAAGGCCAAATGCATGATCAGGGATTTAGCAAGGTTAGAATTTATATAAAACATGATATGCTCCTCGACAAAGTGAAAGGATTATAGTAGAATGATGATTGAAAAAAGATTCTTTTTATCAACAAAAGAATTAATATGTACATATGATTTCAGCTTCCACCTATGCTTGAACAGAGTGACTGAGATAT encodes the following:
- the LOC135587398 gene encoding tetraspanin-10-like isoform X1, with product MSTGTSTFVIRWINFFSMILAIAVICFGIWMSIHHDECRKSLTLPVMGLGALILLVSLIGFLGAWKNVAVLLWVYLVMLCLILIAIMVFTVLANILYQQNNTLGKIIWFIITNNGSGHAVAGLRYKEYHLQDYSSWFFKQLNNTKNWRHLKSCLVKSEDCNSLPKKYKTLKEYKLAQLSPIEAGCCRPPSECGYPAVNASYYDLTYHPVSTNKDCKLYKNSRSIKCYDCDSCKAGVAQYMKTEWRVVAIFNLILFVVLECLKKSLSESKRPMISHIVHPVGKIVH
- the LOC135587398 gene encoding tetraspanin-10-like isoform X4; its protein translation is MSTGTSTFVIRWINFFSMILAIAVICFGIWMSIHHDECRKSLTLPVMGLGALILLVSLIGFLGAWKNVAVLLWVYLVMLCLILIAIMVFTVLAFIITNNGSGHAVAGLRYKEYHLQDYSSWFFKQLNNTKNWRHLKSCLVKSEDCNSLPKKYKTLKEYKLAQLSPIEAGCCRPPSECGYPAVNASYYDLTYHPVSTNKDCKLYKNSRSIKCYDCDSCKAGVAQYMKTEWRVVAIFNLILFVVLSIVYFVGCCARRNVSRSHSVKARGR
- the LOC135587398 gene encoding tetraspanin-10-like isoform X2; the encoded protein is MSTGTSTFVIRWINFFSMILAIAVICFGIWMSIHHDECRKSLTLPVMGLGALILLVSLIGFLGAWKNVAVLLWVYLVMLCLILIAIMVFTVLANILYQQNNTLGKIIWFIITNNGSGHAVAGLRYKEYHLQDYSSWFFKQLNNTKNWRHLKSCLVKSEDCNSLPKKYKTLKEYKLAQLSPIEAGCCRPPSECGYPAVNASYYDLTYHPVSTNKDCKLYKNSRSIKCYDCDSCKAGVAQYMKTEWRVVAIFNLILFVVLSIVYFVGCCARRNVSRSHSVKARGR
- the LOC135587398 gene encoding tetraspanin-10-like isoform X5; translated protein: MSTGTSTFVIRWINFFSMILAIAVICFGIWMSIHHDECRKSLTLPVMGLGALILLVSLIGFLGAWKNVAVLLWVYLVMLCLILIAIMVFTVLAYKEYHLQDYSSWFFKQLNNTKNWRHLKSCLVKSEDCNSLPKKYKTLKEYKLAQLSPIEAGCCRPPSECGYPAVNASYYDLTYHPVSTNKDCKLYKNSRSIKCYDCDSCKAGVAQYMKTEWRVVAIFNLILFVVLECLKKSLSESKRPMISHIVHPVGKIVH
- the LOC135587398 gene encoding tetraspanin-10-like isoform X3, translated to MSTGTSTFVIRWINFFSMILAIAVICFGIWMSIHHDECRKSLTLPVMGLGALILLVSLIGFLGAWKNVAVLLWVYLVMLCLILIAIMVFTVLAFIITNNGSGHAVAGLRYKEYHLQDYSSWFFKQLNNTKNWRHLKSCLVKSEDCNSLPKKYKTLKEYKLAQLSPIEAGCCRPPSECGYPAVNASYYDLTYHPVSTNKDCKLYKNSRSIKCYDCDSCKAGVAQYMKTEWRVVAIFNLILFVVLECLKKSLSESKRPMISHIVHPVGKIVH